In Pseudomonas fluorescens, a genomic segment contains:
- a CDS encoding YybH family protein → MSAHEVLKAAADLVSAFARNDREAYFGAFSADASFVFYTLPQPLLSRDAYQALWDSWRRDEGFEVLSCTSSNAFVCLQGDVAIFMHDVATELRMNGEQFFSQERETIVFKRQGLRAEQQEGLWLACHEHLSAMPEGLPPP, encoded by the coding sequence ATGAGCGCCCATGAAGTGTTGAAAGCTGCGGCCGACTTGGTGTCAGCCTTCGCGCGCAATGATCGCGAGGCTTACTTCGGCGCGTTCAGCGCCGATGCCAGCTTCGTGTTCTACACCCTCCCCCAGCCGCTGCTCAGTCGCGATGCCTACCAGGCGTTGTGGGACAGTTGGCGGCGGGACGAGGGATTCGAAGTGCTGTCCTGCACCTCGAGCAACGCCTTTGTCTGCCTGCAAGGCGACGTGGCGATTTTCATGCATGACGTGGCCACAGAGCTGCGCATGAACGGGGAGCAATTTTTTAGCCAGGAACGCGAGACCATTGTCTTCAAACGGCAAGGGCTGCGCGCAGAACAACAAGAAGGCCTATGGCTGGCCTGTCACGAACATTTGTCCGCTATGCCGGAAGGGCTGCCGCCCCCTTAG
- the speB gene encoding agmatinase, producing MDKIFHQPLGGNEMPRFAGIATMMRLPHLQSAKGLDAAFIGVPLDIGTSLRAGTRFGPREIRAESVMIRPYNMATGAAPFDSLSVADIGDVAINTFNLLDAVRIIEEAYDEILEHNVIPMTLGGDHTITLPILRAIHKKHGKVGLVHIDAHADVNDHMFGEKIAHGTTFRRAVEEGLLDCDRVVQIGLRAQGYTAEDFNWSRKQGFRVVQAEECWHHSLAPLMAEVREKVGGGPVYLSFDIDGIDPAWAPGTGTPEIGGLTTIQAIEIIRGCQGLDLIGCDLVEVSPPYDTTGNTSLLGANLLYEMLCVLPGVAHR from the coding sequence GTGGACAAGATTTTCCACCAACCACTGGGCGGCAACGAAATGCCGCGCTTCGCCGGCATCGCCACCATGATGCGACTACCCCACCTACAGTCGGCCAAGGGCCTGGACGCCGCGTTTATCGGCGTACCGCTGGACATCGGCACGTCGTTGCGCGCCGGCACCCGCTTCGGGCCGCGTGAAATCCGCGCCGAATCGGTGATGATCCGTCCTTACAACATGGCCACCGGCGCCGCACCGTTCGATTCGTTGTCGGTGGCCGACATCGGCGACGTGGCGATCAACACCTTCAACCTGCTCGACGCCGTGCGCATCATCGAAGAAGCCTACGACGAAATCCTCGAACACAACGTGATCCCCATGACCCTGGGTGGCGACCACACCATCACCCTGCCGATCCTGCGGGCGATCCACAAGAAACACGGCAAGGTCGGGCTGGTGCACATCGATGCCCACGCTGACGTCAATGACCACATGTTCGGCGAGAAAATCGCCCACGGCACCACCTTCCGCCGCGCGGTGGAAGAAGGCCTGCTCGATTGTGACCGTGTGGTGCAGATCGGCCTGCGTGCCCAGGGCTACACCGCCGAAGACTTCAACTGGAGCCGCAAGCAGGGCTTCCGGGTGGTCCAGGCCGAAGAATGCTGGCACCACTCCCTCGCACCGTTGATGGCCGAAGTACGCGAAAAAGTCGGTGGCGGCCCGGTGTACCTGAGTTTCGACATCGACGGTATCGACCCAGCCTGGGCACCTGGCACCGGCACCCCAGAAATTGGTGGGCTGACCACGATCCAGGCAATCGAGATCATCCGTGGTTGCCAGGGCCTCGACCTGATTGGTTGCGATCTGGTCGAGGTTTCGCCGCCCTACGACACCACCGGCAACACCTCGCTGCTGGGCGCCAACCTGCTGTACGAAATGCTCTGCGTACTGCCCGGCGTGGCCCATCGCTGA
- a CDS encoding LysR family transcriptional regulator, protein MANALPDLKLLRIFVSVVRHQGFANAQHELNLSTSAISTYMSQLESALGLVLCHRGRGGFSLTSKGELFHQETLRLLGELEGFEQYAAALKGELRGTLKLGVLDSTVSDKALPFAEVIGAYSLEHPAVHLHLSVMSPYELQLGVQDNRLDLAIGAFSNRMSGLVYMPLYREQHWLYCSTRHPLFNERRIPEQVITQQRMVGRGYWSQAELARHGFKHSAATVESMEAQLILVLSGAYIGYLPEHYAQAWADKGDLRVLLPATFGYQAPFSMIMRRGRSREPLIQTFRDLLKAQLNQA, encoded by the coding sequence ATGGCCAACGCCTTGCCCGACCTGAAACTCCTGCGCATCTTCGTCAGCGTCGTGCGCCACCAGGGGTTCGCCAATGCCCAGCACGAACTCAACCTGTCCACCTCGGCCATCAGCACCTATATGAGCCAGTTGGAGTCGGCGTTGGGCCTGGTGCTGTGTCATCGCGGCCGGGGCGGGTTCAGCCTGACCAGCAAGGGCGAGTTGTTCCACCAGGAAACCCTGCGCCTGCTCGGCGAACTGGAAGGCTTCGAGCAATACGCCGCCGCATTGAAGGGTGAGTTGCGCGGTACCCTCAAGCTCGGCGTGCTCGACTCTACCGTCAGCGACAAGGCCCTGCCGTTCGCCGAAGTCATCGGCGCCTATAGCCTGGAACACCCGGCGGTGCATTTGCATTTGTCGGTGATGAGCCCGTACGAACTGCAACTGGGCGTGCAGGACAATCGCCTCGACCTGGCCATCGGTGCCTTCTCCAATCGCATGAGCGGGCTGGTCTACATGCCGCTGTACCGCGAGCAACACTGGCTGTATTGCAGCACTCGCCACCCACTGTTCAACGAGCGGCGTATCCCCGAACAAGTGATTACCCAGCAACGCATGGTCGGGCGCGGCTACTGGAGCCAGGCGGAACTGGCGCGCCATGGTTTCAAGCACAGCGCCGCCACGGTGGAAAGTATGGAGGCACAGTTGATCCTGGTGCTGTCCGGCGCCTATATCGGCTACCTGCCCGAGCACTACGCCCAGGCCTGGGCTGACAAGGGTGACCTGCGCGTATTGCTGCCGGCGACCTTCGGCTACCAGGCGCCGTTCTCGATGATCATGCGCCGTGGCCGCAGTCGCGAACCGCTGATCCAGACCTTCCGCGATTTACTCAAAGCCCAGCTCAACCAGGCCTGA
- a CDS encoding tRNA-uridine aminocarboxypropyltransferase — MSRPQCSRCHRPAAHCLCALIPRLDSRTRVLLLQHPSEVNHALNTARLAALGLNNVQLVVGEVFDDLPTLLSPPGYQARLLFPADDAQPLQAYAPDDQPLLLVVPDGTWRKARKLLHLNPLLAALPRVALAEGGVSRYRLRKAPGPGALSTVEAIVQALQVLEAPVSFEPLLKPFDALIEGQIAAMGEEVFQKNHGDGHLG, encoded by the coding sequence ATGTCCCGACCCCAATGTTCCCGCTGTCACAGGCCCGCTGCCCATTGCCTGTGCGCGCTGATCCCCCGCCTCGACAGCCGTACCCGTGTGTTGCTGTTGCAGCATCCGAGCGAGGTCAACCATGCGCTCAATACCGCGCGGCTGGCGGCGTTGGGTTTGAACAATGTGCAACTGGTGGTGGGGGAGGTCTTTGATGATCTGCCGACGCTATTGAGCCCGCCCGGCTATCAGGCGCGGCTGTTGTTCCCCGCCGACGACGCCCAGCCGCTGCAAGCCTATGCGCCCGACGATCAGCCGCTGTTGCTGGTGGTGCCCGATGGCACCTGGCGCAAGGCGCGCAAACTGCTGCACCTCAACCCTTTATTGGCGGCGTTGCCCCGGGTGGCCCTGGCCGAGGGTGGCGTGTCGCGTTATCGGCTGCGCAAGGCGCCGGGGCCGGGGGCATTGTCGACGGTCGAAGCGATCGTGCAGGCGTTGCAGGTGCTGGAGGCGCCGGTTTCGTTTGAGCCGTTGCTCAAGCCGTTTGATGCATTGATCGAAGGGCAGATTGCGGCGATGGGAGAGGAGGTCTTTCAGAAAAATCATGGTGACGGGCATTTGGGCTAG
- the cysM gene encoding cysteine synthase CysM encodes MTLQYPTIADCVGNTPLVRLQRMAGETSNTLLLKLEGNNPAGSVKDRPALSMITRAELRGQIKPGDTLIEATSGNTGIALAMAAAIKGYKMVLIMPDNGSAERKAAMTAYGAELVLVTQEEGMEGARDLAERMAAEGRGQVLDQFANGDNPEAHYTTTGPEIWRQTQGTITHFVSSMGTTGTIMGNSRYLKEQNPAIQIIGLQPMEGAAIPGIRRWPEEYLPKIYNASRVDRIIDMAQREAEDTTRRLAREEGIFCGVSSGGAVAGMLRLSKEVENAVIVAIICDRGDRYLSTGIFDEPN; translated from the coding sequence ATGACCTTGCAGTACCCTACAATCGCCGATTGCGTCGGCAATACGCCCCTGGTCCGCTTGCAACGCATGGCGGGTGAAACCAGCAATACCCTGTTGCTCAAGCTCGAAGGGAACAACCCGGCTGGTTCGGTCAAGGACCGCCCGGCGTTGTCGATGATCACTCGCGCCGAGCTGCGCGGGCAGATCAAGCCGGGCGATACCCTGATCGAAGCCACCTCGGGTAACACCGGGATTGCCCTGGCCATGGCCGCGGCGATCAAGGGCTACAAAATGGTGCTGATCATGCCCGACAACGGCAGCGCCGAGCGCAAGGCGGCGATGACCGCCTATGGCGCCGAACTGGTGCTGGTCACCCAGGAAGAAGGCATGGAAGGTGCCCGCGACCTTGCCGAGCGCATGGCCGCCGAAGGCCGTGGCCAGGTACTGGACCAGTTCGCCAACGGTGATAACCCCGAAGCGCACTACACCACCACCGGCCCGGAAATCTGGCGCCAGACCCAAGGCACGATTACCCATTTCGTCAGCTCCATGGGCACTACCGGCACCATCATGGGCAACTCGCGCTACCTCAAGGAGCAGAATCCTGCGATCCAGATCATCGGCCTGCAACCGATGGAAGGCGCGGCGATCCCCGGTATCCGGCGCTGGCCCGAGGAGTATCTGCCGAAGATCTACAACGCCTCGCGGGTGGATCGCATCATCGACATGGCCCAGCGTGAAGCCGAAGACACCACCCGTCGCCTGGCCCGTGAAGAAGGTATCTTCTGCGGCGTGTCGTCCGGTGGGGCCGTGGCTGGCATGCTGCGCCTGTCCAAGGAAGTGGAAAACGCGGTGATCGTCGCGATCATCTGTGACCGAGGCGACCGTTACTTGTCGACCGGCATTTTCGACGAACCCAACTGA